One part of the Eleginops maclovinus isolate JMC-PN-2008 ecotype Puerto Natales chromosome 14, JC_Emac_rtc_rv5, whole genome shotgun sequence genome encodes these proteins:
- the LOC134875731 gene encoding cytosolic beta-glucosidase, whose product MFPRDFAWGAATAAYQIEGGWQADGKGASIWDTFTHERGRVFGEQNGDEACRSYELWENDLECIQTLGLTHYRLSLSWARLLPNGTTRHVNQKGVAYYNKVIDDLLACNVSPMVTLYHFDLPQALQAQGGWKSAGTATLFDSYAKFCFHTFGDRVKLWITINEPYVCAKLGHEDGIHAPGLKELGTAAYLVGHNMLRAHTMAWHSYDSLYRTEQKGAVSLAVNSDWLEPLNAGCTEDIAATERLLAFTLGWFAWPLFVTGDYPEIMRSAIDAQSKKSGCSSRLPSFSKDEPAILGTADFFALNYYTSRKVKPGGGCGEKLCMKSDRDVEDVLDPSWPICGVSWLAVVPEGLRKLLKYIKDTFNNPAVYVTENGFSQVGPLQTEDVQRAQFYKDTIAEVAKALQEDGVNVRGYFAWSLLDNFEWADGFSVRFGLFHVDFKDAERQRTLYQSGQEYAKIISKNKCGQS is encoded by the exons ATGTTCCCACGAGACTTTGCATGGGGAGCGGCAACTGCTGCGTATCAAATTGAAG GTGGCTGGCAGGCAGACGGCAAGGGGGCAAGTATCTGGGACACGTTTACTCACGAGCGGGGCCGAGTGTTCGGGGAGCAGAATGGAGATGAGGCCTGCAGGAGCTACGAGCTGTGGGAGAACGACCTGGAGTGCATCCAGACGCTCGGACTGACACACTaccgtctgtctctctcctgggCCCGCCTCCTGCCTAACGGGACCACACGGCACGTCAATCAAAAAG GGGTAGCGTACTACAACAAGGTGATTGATGATTTGCTGGCCTGCAATGTATCCCCCATGGTCACACTTTACCACTTCGACCTGCCTCAGGCTCTGCAGGCTCAGGGCGGCTGGAAGTCAGCAGGGACAGCGACCTTGTTTGACAGCTACGCCAAGTTCTGTTTCCACACATTTGGCGACAGAGTCAAACTTTGGATCACTATCAACGAGCCCTACGTGTGTGCCAAACTGGGCCACGAAGACGGCATCCACGCCCCGGGGTTAAAAGAGCTGGGGACTGCCGCCTACCTGGTGGGCCACAACATGCTGCGAGCCCACACCATGGCCTGGCACAGCTACGACTCTCTGTACAGGACGGAGCAGAAGGGCGCCGTGTCTCTGGCCGTCAACAGCGACTGGCTGGAGCCTCTGAACGCAGGATGCACTGAGGACATCGCTGCCACTGAACGCCTCCTCGCCTTTACACTTGGGTGGTTTGCCTGGCCTCTGTTTGTAACAGGAGATTATCCGGAAATAATGAGGTCTGCCATCGACGCTCAGAGTAAGAAGTCGGGCTGCAGCTCGAGACTGCCCAGTTTCTCTAAGGATGAGCCGGCAATTCTGGGAACAGCAGACTTCTTCGCGCTGAACTACTACACGTCTCGTAAAGTGAAGCCGGGAGGAGGTTGTGGAGAGAAGCTGTGTATGAAGAGCGACCGAGACGTAGAAGACGTTTTGGACCCTTCCTGGCCTATCTGTGGTGTGTCCTGGCTCGCTGTTGTGCCTGAGGGCTTGAGGAAACTTCTCAAGTACATCAAG GACACTTTCAACAATCCAGCGGTGTATGTCACAGAGAACGGCTTCTCTCAGGTGGGCCCGCTGCAGACCGAGGACGTGCAGCGCGCACAATTTTACAAGGACACCATCGCAGAAGTGGCTAAAG ctCTGCAAGAAGACGGGGTTAATGTCCGGGGATACTTCGCCTGGTCACTGCTGGACAACTTTGAATGGGCGGATGGATTCAGCGTTCGTTTTGGATTGTTTCACGTGGACTTCAAGGACGCAGAGCGACAACGAACATTATACCAGTCTGGACAGGAGTACGCGAAGATCATTTCGAAAAACAAATGTGGTCAATCTTGA